A genomic stretch from Arenicella xantha includes:
- a CDS encoding TonB-dependent receptor translates to MKHNQKYKAITAAILALTLSSQANAEDQKNDKLEEVLVTAQKRVQNAQRVPVAVTKFSGQQLRELGVTDVLDLQTSAPALIVGNTQSASTTSFSIRGVGTSAQNFGLESSVGLYVDGVYRARQSSVINELIDIEAIEVLRGPQGTLFGRNTPSGAVQIKTNAPSHEAGGNVSLSAGNFGLLSASAAGGGSLIDDVLAVRVTGFTSQRDGHVSDENFGEDVLNDRNRFGGRLQFLYTPSETFSARLIADYSEIDEICCAGVTVRNNFVGADGQLGSDALLTAFGGNIISEDQVFDDVSALNSLPISKNEDSGVSLELNFGDEDSRQLTSITAVRSFDQFTSVDADFSNVDLFTRVEDSETSAFSQELRFTNKSEIFEYVVGAYYFEQEIKSGAQFNVGSAFSPFLAQDPSIGQLIGAATAAGIPVADITPAGSGSRDSFVQDHQSTAIFGQIDFRATDNVMLSAGLRYTDEQKEMNGVFTQGDTGPAVDLGAIASGDPRSIVGLAFPGWGYTLGGPLTVVSARDNVEASLDDSQLTGTAKLAYTPNKQTMFYVSYGTGFKSGGTNTDRIAPQFSTVFGAETSKSLEIGVKKDFPSQGLRVNLSLHNTTTEDFQSIAFAGNGFNLINAGEVETRGGELEVLWYPTDSLSISGAVVLNDGEFTSFPGSTCWTATPFQLGQNDPTEVNGVCDRSGDPLNFNPEEVFMLAVNKQFTIGQNDAYLHADYFHRSSVFEDGDLDPLKEQSGYGLLNLRAGMFFSEGSTEWSFWVRNALDEDYLGTYFDVPLQTGKLNAYAREPRTFGVSIRKDF, encoded by the coding sequence ATGAAACACAATCAAAAATATAAGGCTATAACCGCCGCTATTCTGGCTTTGACCTTGTCGTCGCAAGCCAATGCTGAGGATCAAAAAAACGATAAACTTGAGGAAGTTTTGGTTACCGCCCAGAAGCGTGTGCAAAACGCACAACGTGTTCCAGTCGCCGTCACTAAATTCTCTGGTCAACAGTTACGTGAACTCGGCGTGACAGATGTGCTTGATTTGCAAACGAGCGCGCCAGCATTAATCGTAGGCAATACCCAGTCAGCATCAACCACCAGTTTTAGCATCCGCGGAGTCGGTACAAGTGCGCAAAATTTTGGTTTGGAATCATCTGTTGGCCTTTATGTAGATGGCGTTTATCGTGCCCGTCAAAGTTCGGTAATTAACGAACTGATCGATATCGAAGCAATCGAAGTGCTGCGAGGCCCGCAGGGAACATTGTTTGGTCGAAACACGCCTTCCGGCGCAGTACAAATTAAGACTAATGCCCCAAGCCACGAAGCTGGCGGCAACGTTAGCCTTTCCGCTGGTAATTTCGGTCTATTGTCAGCCAGTGCCGCTGGCGGTGGTTCTCTTATTGATGATGTATTGGCGGTTCGAGTAACAGGCTTTACTTCACAACGCGACGGTCATGTAAGCGATGAGAATTTTGGTGAAGATGTATTGAACGATCGTAATCGCTTCGGTGGTCGACTACAGTTTTTGTACACGCCTTCAGAAACTTTTTCCGCACGCTTGATTGCAGATTACTCTGAAATTGATGAAATCTGTTGTGCTGGCGTAACAGTCCGCAACAATTTTGTTGGCGCAGATGGTCAACTAGGTAGTGACGCACTCCTCACAGCCTTCGGTGGCAATATCATCTCTGAAGATCAGGTATTTGACGACGTCTCCGCTTTGAACAGCCTCCCTATCTCTAAAAATGAAGATTCTGGCGTATCTCTGGAGCTAAATTTTGGCGACGAAGATAGCCGTCAATTAACATCGATTACTGCGGTCAGAAGCTTTGATCAATTCACTTCTGTGGATGCGGACTTCAGCAATGTTGACCTGTTCACTCGTGTCGAAGATTCAGAAACAAGTGCCTTTAGCCAAGAGCTACGATTCACCAACAAAAGCGAAATCTTTGAATACGTGGTTGGGGCTTACTATTTCGAGCAAGAGATAAAAAGCGGAGCGCAATTCAACGTTGGATCAGCGTTTAGCCCTTTTCTAGCTCAAGACCCATCGATTGGTCAACTAATTGGCGCCGCAACTGCCGCTGGTATTCCAGTAGCAGACATTACTCCGGCTGGATCGGGTTCACGAGACAGCTTTGTACAAGATCACCAATCAACCGCGATTTTTGGTCAAATCGATTTTCGCGCGACCGACAACGTGATGTTGTCAGCGGGTCTTCGCTACACTGATGAACAAAAAGAAATGAACGGCGTGTTTACTCAAGGCGATACGGGACCTGCGGTTGACCTAGGGGCGATCGCAAGTGGCGACCCACGGAGCATTGTTGGTTTGGCGTTTCCAGGTTGGGGTTACACATTAGGTGGGCCATTGACCGTAGTTAGCGCCCGCGACAATGTCGAAGCCAGCTTGGATGATTCCCAACTTACCGGCACAGCAAAGCTAGCGTACACGCCAAATAAGCAAACAATGTTTTATGTTTCGTACGGCACTGGCTTCAAGTCTGGTGGTACAAACACCGACCGAATTGCACCTCAATTTAGTACTGTGTTCGGTGCTGAAACATCAAAATCATTAGAAATTGGGGTAAAGAAAGACTTCCCAAGCCAAGGTTTGCGCGTCAATCTAAGTTTGCATAACACAACCACTGAAGACTTTCAGTCTATCGCCTTTGCAGGCAACGGGTTCAACCTGATTAATGCCGGTGAAGTTGAGACTCGAGGCGGTGAGCTCGAAGTTTTGTGGTACCCAACGGATTCACTATCAATCAGCGGCGCAGTAGTTCTTAATGACGGCGAGTTTACTTCGTTCCCTGGCTCGACTTGTTGGACCGCGACCCCGTTTCAGCTAGGTCAAAATGACCCAACTGAAGTGAACGGCGTTTGCGACCGATCAGGAGATCCATTGAACTTTAATCCAGAAGAAGTGTTCATGCTGGCGGTTAACAAGCAGTTTACTATTGGTCAAAATGACGCATATCTACATGCTGACTATTTCCATCGTTCAAGTGTGTTTGAAGATGGCGACCTTGACCCACTTAAAGAACAAAGTGGATACGGCTTGCTTAATTTACGGGCCGGCATGTTCTTTAGCGAAGGCAGTACTGAATGGTCTTTCTGGGTTCGCAACGCACTCGATGAAGACTACTTAGGTACGTATTTCGATGTGCCACTACAAACGGGTAAATTGAACGCCTATGCACGCGAGCCACGCACCTTTGGTGTTTCAATTCGTAAGGACTTCTAG
- a CDS encoding Crp/Fnr family transcriptional regulator: protein MNFSQLLSQRGQLVRAKKGEHIYRQGDVDRHVYLLQSGLVKAYYLSSDGKEHVKSLLLSGAFIGSLTACHSKQQCSFSLICLENSELYKLSFDDLRSLSRENMEASQFLIDSLLELSMKKERREYEFLCLSAEQRYRLLREREPELIGRVTQNDIARYLGITPVALSRIKARLPC from the coding sequence ATGAATTTCTCTCAACTATTAAGTCAACGCGGGCAGTTAGTCAGAGCAAAAAAGGGCGAGCATATTTATCGGCAAGGGGACGTTGATCGACATGTCTACTTGCTGCAAAGCGGATTGGTTAAAGCGTATTACCTAAGCAGCGACGGCAAGGAGCACGTTAAGTCTTTGTTACTGTCTGGGGCGTTCATTGGCAGCCTTACCGCCTGCCATAGTAAGCAACAATGCTCGTTTAGTTTGATTTGTCTGGAGAATAGTGAATTGTATAAATTGTCTTTCGATGATCTTAGATCCTTATCGCGAGAAAACATGGAGGCATCACAATTCTTGATTGATAGTTTGCTCGAATTATCGATGAAGAAAGAGCGTCGTGAGTATGAGTTTCTGTGTTTATCGGCCGAACAGCGATATCGTTTGCTGCGTGAGCGGGAGCCCGAGTTAATAGGTCGAGTTACGCAAAATGATATTGCCCGATATTTGGGCATCACGCCGGTTGCCTTGAGTAGAATTAAAGCCAGACTTCCTTGCTGA
- a CDS encoding SDR family oxidoreductase, producing the protein MNLVNKRILITGGTSGIGLEMVRQLCAQNQVIVISRSAELAEEVPATTYPVRIFQADFANQQALKSAMDEIVSNYDQLDVLINNAAIQNTPELLSEAFNYADIQREIDINFTAVCQLSYRMLPLLQGDTESVILNINTGLALSPKRSSAIYCATKGALNLFSQSLQYQLAETNISVQQAFLPLVDTNMTKGRGSNKRAASSVANEIIDGLRNKRIINDVGKAKLLRLMVRFAPSLARKIMRNS; encoded by the coding sequence ATGAATCTTGTCAATAAGCGAATCCTAATTACCGGAGGCACGTCTGGCATTGGTCTAGAAATGGTGCGACAGCTATGTGCACAAAACCAAGTGATTGTAATTTCACGTAGCGCAGAACTAGCCGAAGAAGTCCCAGCAACAACATATCCAGTACGCATATTTCAAGCCGACTTTGCTAATCAGCAAGCCCTCAAATCGGCCATGGACGAAATTGTGAGTAACTACGACCAGCTTGATGTGCTGATCAACAATGCAGCTATACAAAATACCCCTGAACTGCTGTCCGAGGCATTTAACTATGCCGACATCCAACGCGAAATCGATATCAATTTCACCGCAGTTTGTCAGCTGAGCTACCGCATGTTGCCACTCCTGCAAGGCGACACTGAGTCGGTGATTCTAAATATAAACACCGGCTTAGCGCTGTCGCCAAAACGCTCTTCGGCCATTTACTGTGCAACTAAAGGCGCACTCAATCTGTTTTCACAGTCGCTTCAGTACCAACTCGCGGAGACTAATATTTCAGTCCAACAAGCATTCCTTCCATTAGTCGATACCAACATGACAAAAGGTCGTGGAAGCAACAAGCGCGCGGCCAGCTCAGTGGCAAATGAAATTATTGACGGACTTCGTAACAAGCGCATTATTAACGACGTTGGAAAAGCAAAACTGCTACGCCTAATGGTCCGCTTTGCGCCGAGTCTTGCGCGCAAAATCATGCGTAATAGTTAA
- a CDS encoding response regulator: MTNKAINILIIDDHRLVADGLGLILSRLSNTVNITTLYSVRSALSDLVMLKQQSLILVDLNMPAMDGLSFLQSLSNRRVTVPVVVVSAVENRTEIKKVLQCGARGFIPKELSAAQMLEGVKRVLSGERYLPDHLAELLQVKTMSQQQIARNAETGMRISAESDYPQLRERQLDVLKLIQTGLSNSDIADILGVSESTVKSHVSTLFKAFGVSNRTACVKVGLESKLIDG, encoded by the coding sequence ATGACAAACAAAGCCATAAACATCTTAATAATTGATGACCATCGCCTAGTAGCCGATGGACTGGGGCTGATTTTATCTCGGTTGAGTAACACGGTGAACATAACAACTCTATACAGCGTGCGGTCTGCATTATCGGACTTGGTCATGCTTAAGCAGCAGAGTTTGATCCTCGTCGATCTAAATATGCCCGCGATGGATGGATTGAGCTTTCTCCAATCACTGTCCAATCGAAGAGTAACGGTGCCGGTGGTGGTGGTCTCAGCAGTGGAAAATCGCACTGAGATCAAGAAGGTACTGCAATGTGGGGCGCGCGGCTTTATACCAAAAGAGTTATCAGCGGCTCAGATGCTGGAGGGAGTTAAACGAGTATTGTCGGGCGAGCGCTATCTACCTGATCACTTGGCGGAGTTACTGCAGGTTAAAACCATGAGCCAACAACAGATCGCGCGCAATGCCGAAACTGGTATGAGAATCAGCGCTGAATCGGACTACCCGCAGCTCCGAGAACGTCAACTGGATGTGTTAAAGCTAATACAAACGGGGCTATCTAATTCTGATATTGCTGATATCTTGGGCGTCAGTGAGTCGACGGTCAAATCCCATGTTTCAACCTTGTTCAAGGCGTTTGGCGTAAGCAACCGAACCGCCTGCGTGAAGGTCGGTCTTGAATCAAAATTGATCGACGGTTGA